A stretch of the Sphingobacterium thalpophilum genome encodes the following:
- a CDS encoding multidrug effflux MFS transporter yields the protein MGNTSNNQVITNHKSNWFLLSLLGALMAFTSLSTDVYLPALPQMQTDLKGNVELTITGFLIGFAVAQIFWGPFSDRFGRKMPLILGLLLFIIGSVGCALSQNIFQMIFCRVIQAFGACVGPMLARAMVRDMYGRTKAAETLSTLMLIMAVAPIIGPLIGGQLIKISSWHSIFWFLSIIGGLILLATYWLKETLPIANRTNASIASAFSKYPALLKNRKFMRYTLCVTFYYVGAYAFIAGSPFVYITYYGIEPQHYGWLFAFNIVGLMLISFLNRILVKRFSLDALLRVATKTAMVAALILAIDAKWNIGGIYGIVIPAFVFFSMNGIIAATSTAAALDGVPEMAGAASALLGSLQYGSGIISTVLLAWLSDGTGWTMAWIMAFSAIAAVITISLKKGKNQISKNGMKISDFYTRRE from the coding sequence ATGGGAAACACTTCCAACAATCAAGTTATTACAAATCATAAATCCAATTGGTTCCTACTGTCCCTTTTGGGCGCATTAATGGCATTCACTTCCTTATCAACGGACGTTTACCTGCCTGCATTGCCACAGATGCAGACCGACCTAAAAGGTAATGTAGAACTCACTATTACAGGTTTTCTTATCGGCTTTGCAGTTGCACAGATATTTTGGGGACCGTTCAGTGACAGGTTTGGACGAAAAATGCCACTTATCTTAGGATTGCTTCTTTTCATCATTGGTTCGGTGGGCTGTGCATTATCACAAAATATCTTCCAAATGATATTCTGTCGGGTAATACAAGCCTTTGGTGCTTGTGTAGGTCCGATGCTGGCAAGAGCAATGGTAAGGGATATGTACGGACGGACAAAAGCTGCCGAAACGCTTTCAACATTAATGCTGATTATGGCAGTTGCACCCATTATCGGTCCTCTTATCGGCGGGCAGCTCATAAAAATAAGTTCGTGGCACAGTATATTTTGGTTTCTTTCCATTATTGGCGGGCTTATCCTATTGGCTACCTATTGGCTCAAAGAAACGTTGCCGATAGCAAACAGAACCAACGCTTCCATAGCAAGTGCCTTTTCAAAATACCCTGCTCTGCTAAAGAACAGGAAGTTTATGCGATATACACTTTGTGTTACTTTCTATTATGTAGGTGCTTATGCCTTTATCGCAGGCTCACCTTTTGTTTATATCACCTATTATGGTATAGAACCACAGCACTATGGCTGGTTGTTTGCCTTTAATATTGTCGGGTTAATGCTTATCAGTTTTCTTAACCGGATTTTGGTCAAGCGTTTCAGCTTGGATGCCTTACTCCGGGTTGCAACCAAAACAGCAATGGTTGCTGCTCTGATTTTGGCAATAGATGCAAAGTGGAATATCGGAGGTATTTACGGAATTGTTATTCCCGCATTTGTCTTTTTTTCTATGAACGGCATCATTGCGGCTACTTCGACAGCCGCCGCCCTTGATGGTGTTCCCGAAATGGCTGGTGCAGCATCTGCGTTATTGGGTTCTTTGCAGTACGGCAGCGGTATCATATCTACGGTACTTTTAGCTTGGCTGTCAGACGGCACAGGCTGGACGATGGCTTGGATTATGGCCTTTTCGGCAATTGCAGCCGTGATTACAATCTCATTAAAAAAAGGTAAAAACCAAATCAGTAAAAATGGTATGAAAATCAGTGATTTTTATACAAGGAGGGAATAG
- a CDS encoding alpha/beta hydrolase: MAACTNVENTKDANDQKPLVIEKQGSFTVGGTMITAPGNFEVANALKPDGQTLHGDHAYVFYQVPPKAHKFPLVFLHGAGQSKKTWETTPDGREGFQNIFLRKGYGVYLLDQPRRGEAGKSTVDATVKASADEQFWFTQFRIGNYPDYFPNVQFPKDKASLEQFYRQMTPNVGAFDANVVTDAVSQLFDKIGEGILITHSQGCGVGWLTAIKNDKVKAVVAYEPYSGFVFPQGELPQPIKSTGLFGALSGVEIPLADFEKLTKKPIVIYYGDNISKEPTKVWNQDHWRSGLEMARLWTATINKHGGDAKVVHLPEIGINGNTHFIMSDLNNVRVADLMADWLKEKGLDK, encoded by the coding sequence ATGGCAGCTTGTACAAACGTAGAAAATACCAAAGATGCGAACGACCAAAAACCTTTGGTTATCGAAAAGCAAGGCAGTTTTACGGTAGGTGGAACAATGATTACAGCACCGGGAAACTTCGAGGTAGCTAATGCGCTGAAACCCGACGGACAAACGCTGCACGGCGACCACGCCTATGTTTTTTATCAGGTTCCTCCCAAAGCGCATAAATTCCCGTTAGTGTTCTTACACGGCGCAGGTCAGTCTAAAAAAACGTGGGAAACCACACCTGACGGTCGTGAGGGTTTCCAAAATATCTTTTTGAGAAAAGGTTACGGAGTTTATCTGCTTGACCAGCCTCGGCGTGGCGAAGCAGGCAAAAGTACCGTGGATGCAACGGTTAAGGCTTCTGCGGATGAACAGTTTTGGTTTACCCAATTCAGGATAGGTAATTATCCAGATTACTTCCCTAACGTGCAGTTCCCTAAAGACAAAGCCTCATTAGAGCAGTTTTATAGGCAAATGACCCCCAACGTAGGTGCTTTTGATGCCAACGTTGTTACTGATGCAGTATCACAATTATTCGACAAAATTGGCGAGGGCATTCTGATTACACACTCACAGGGTTGTGGCGTGGGTTGGCTCACAGCCATAAAGAACGACAAGGTTAAAGCGGTGGTAGCTTATGAACCTTATAGCGGTTTTGTGTTCCCGCAGGGAGAACTGCCACAGCCTATCAAATCAACAGGGCTTTTCGGTGCTTTAAGTGGCGTGGAGATACCACTGGCTGATTTTGAGAAGCTGACCAAAAAACCTATCGTTATCTATTATGGCGATAACATCTCCAAAGAGCCAACCAAGGTATGGAACCAAGACCACTGGCGTTCAGGGCTTGAAATGGCAAGGCTCTGGACGGCAACCATCAATAAACACGGTGGCGATGCCAAAGTGGTGCATCTGCCTGAAATTGGAATAAATGGTAATACACACTTTATAATGTCCGACCTGAACAATGTACGGGTAGCCGACCTTATGGCTGACTGGTTAAAAGAGAAAGGACTGGATAAATAA
- a CDS encoding carboxymuconolactone decarboxylase family protein — protein MRTNNIIFSWSIRLFIPLMLLLVSSQLNAQNSMEATNKLDAGQQYMAGISALTAVGNIDSLTVQLNNGLDAGLTINEIKETLVHLYAYAGFPRSLNGLTAFMQVVEDRKKAGKQDVEGRNASLLPADTNMLELGTEVQTKLVGQPVSGGVMAFAPAIDRYLKEHLFGAVFASDVLTYQQRELVTVSALAAMTGVEPQLQSHFSIGMNTGLTKSQLEGILDIIEKNISKAQADKGRAVLSKITVKN, from the coding sequence ATGAGAACGAACAATATTATTTTCTCTTGGAGCATCAGGTTATTTATACCCTTGATGCTGTTGCTCGTTTCCTCACAATTAAATGCACAGAATAGTATGGAAGCAACGAACAAACTGGATGCCGGGCAGCAGTATATGGCAGGTATTTCTGCACTGACAGCCGTAGGAAATATAGACAGCCTGACCGTTCAGCTTAATAATGGGCTGGATGCAGGTCTGACGATTAATGAGATAAAAGAAACACTTGTTCACCTATATGCCTATGCGGGTTTTCCACGTAGCCTTAACGGGCTTACAGCGTTTATGCAAGTGGTTGAAGACAGAAAAAAAGCAGGCAAACAGGATGTTGAGGGGCGCAATGCAAGCCTTTTGCCAGCCGATACAAATATGCTTGAATTAGGAACAGAAGTTCAGACAAAATTGGTCGGGCAACCTGTTTCGGGAGGCGTAATGGCGTTTGCCCCGGCAATCGACCGCTATCTGAAAGAGCATCTTTTCGGTGCTGTATTCGCCAGCGATGTGCTGACTTACCAGCAAAGAGAATTGGTGACCGTTTCGGCTTTGGCCGCCATGACGGGTGTAGAGCCTCAACTCCAATCCCATTTTTCCATTGGGATGAATACAGGTCTTACCAAAAGCCAGTTGGAGGGCATACTTGATATTATCGAAAAGAATATCAGTAAAGCGCAGGCAGATAAAGGGCGGGCTGTGCTTTCAAAGATAACAGTTAAAAATTAA
- a CDS encoding SDR family NAD(P)-dependent oxidoreductase, translating into MKIDFTGKVALITGAGSGMGLATAEAFLDAGASVVLSGNNYESIKEQADRLSAKGKTLALKCDVSNEQEVKALIENTVKEFGRIDAAYNNAGIMPPFAEIAEADTEDFISVHDVNLKGVWLCVKYQVQQMLKQGSGTIVNCASMGAIDGVAGRTIYCSTKHGVVGITKSAALEYASKGIRINAVCPGVIDTPMVSTMLTGEADVLNALINQVPIKRLGRADEIAQAVLWLSSEASSFVVGHSLVVDGGITIQ; encoded by the coding sequence ATGAAAATTGATTTCACAGGAAAAGTTGCCTTAATAACGGGTGCAGGGTCAGGAATGGGGTTGGCAACAGCCGAAGCGTTTCTTGATGCCGGGGCTTCTGTGGTGCTTTCAGGAAACAACTATGAAAGCATTAAAGAACAAGCCGATAGATTATCAGCCAAAGGAAAAACATTGGCTTTAAAATGCGATGTTTCCAATGAGCAGGAGGTTAAAGCACTTATTGAAAATACAGTTAAAGAATTTGGGCGTATTGATGCAGCTTATAATAATGCTGGGATTATGCCCCCGTTTGCAGAGATAGCAGAAGCCGATACCGAAGACTTTATCAGTGTTCACGATGTAAACCTAAAGGGAGTTTGGCTATGTGTAAAATATCAGGTGCAGCAGATGCTAAAACAAGGTAGCGGGACAATAGTAAATTGTGCTTCAATGGGAGCTATTGACGGTGTTGCAGGAAGAACCATCTATTGCTCTACCAAACACGGAGTTGTAGGGATTACCAAAAGTGCTGCTTTGGAGTATGCTTCAAAAGGCATACGGATTAATGCAGTATGTCCGGGAGTAATAGATACCCCAATGGTATCTACGATGCTTACAGGCGAAGCAGATGTATTGAATGCACTGATAAATCAAGTGCCAATCAAGCGACTTGGACGTGCCGATGAAATCGCACAGGCTGTACTTTGGCTTTCGAGCGAAGCATCCAGTTTTGTGGTGGGGCATTCCCTTGTTGTAGATGGAGGTATTACCATACAATAA
- a CDS encoding carboxymuconolactone decarboxylase family protein: MYKQEIHSCFFCTVQKSLSIVLNQSGENATSVILVGKAVIGISLVHFIFRNLYIKYKKMKQLKIISMITMIVSISLFTNPIKAQQMAATNKSLSPQEQSIISLSALTAKGDLEKLKTALNTGLENGLTVNEIKEALVHTYSYCGFPRSIRGLQTFMEVMNERKEKGINDKVGKEASKIDETGSKYERGKKILDELTKTPQPDTLSGYSAFAPTIDTFLKEHLFADIFERDVLSYVQRELVTVSVIAAIGNAEPMLKSHLTICLNVGLTPEQLQEYVEMLKSAIGKKDAKTAQKVLDEVLTK; encoded by the coding sequence ATGTACAAGCAGGAAATTCATTCCTGCTTTTTTTGTACGGTACAAAAATCTTTATCTATCGTGCTAAACCAATCAGGGGAAAACGCCACATCAGTAATATTGGTAGGTAAAGCAGTAATAGGTATAAGTCTCGTACATTTTATTTTCCGAAATTTATATATCAAATACAAGAAAATGAAGCAATTAAAAATAATCAGTATGATAACAATGATAGTTTCTATCTCATTGTTTACAAATCCCATAAAAGCACAGCAAATGGCAGCAACAAATAAAAGTTTAAGCCCGCAAGAGCAGAGCATTATCTCCCTTTCCGCATTGACCGCAAAAGGCGATTTGGAGAAACTCAAAACAGCCTTAAATACAGGGCTTGAAAATGGGCTTACCGTTAATGAAATAAAAGAAGCACTGGTACACACCTATTCTTATTGCGGGTTTCCACGTAGCATAAGGGGCTTGCAAACCTTTATGGAAGTAATGAACGAACGCAAGGAAAAAGGCATCAACGATAAGGTTGGCAAAGAGGCTTCAAAGATTGATGAAACAGGCAGTAAGTACGAGCGTGGTAAAAAGATTTTAGACGAACTGACCAAAACGCCACAGCCCGACACGCTTTCAGGCTATTCAGCATTTGCACCGACAATAGATACCTTTTTAAAAGAACATCTCTTTGCAGATATTTTTGAAAGGGATGTATTGAGCTATGTTCAAAGAGAACTGGTTACCGTTTCCGTAATAGCCGCTATTGGCAACGCAGAACCGATGCTAAAGAGCCATCTGACCATTTGCCTGAATGTAGGCTTAACGCCGGAGCAGTTACAGGAATATGTTGAGATGCTGAAATCAGCCATAGGGAAAAAGGATGCGAAAACAGCACAAAAAGTCTTGGACGAAGTGCTTACAAAATAA
- a CDS encoding dihydrofolate reductase family protein: protein MSEQNNRPRIICHMMTSLDGKIHGAFMGASVTRKVDSEYERTNNTYNPDAWLCGRVTTEENFTDFRKPDLQENAAQVPDGDFIATADAAMYYVSIDRLGKVGWTTNTLQYMERPEAHIIEVLSQQASNAYRDLLRRLNISYIIAGKEYIDCTLAAQKLKTLFGINTLMVSGGGYINGSFLSEGLIDELSLVMAPVIDASSHTSTLFETGEYLDKINPVAFTLIDVEKLAEGGLWLRYKVKKN, encoded by the coding sequence ATGAGCGAACAAAATAATCGTCCGAGAATTATCTGTCACATGATGACCTCGCTGGACGGAAAAATACACGGAGCTTTCATGGGCGCATCTGTAACGAGAAAAGTGGACAGCGAATACGAGCGTACCAACAATACCTATAATCCCGATGCCTGGCTTTGTGGCAGAGTTACAACGGAAGAAAATTTTACAGATTTTCGTAAACCCGACTTGCAGGAAAATGCAGCGCAAGTTCCCGATGGCGATTTTATTGCTACTGCCGATGCAGCAATGTACTACGTGTCTATTGACCGCTTGGGAAAAGTGGGCTGGACAACCAATACCCTACAATATATGGAACGCCCCGAAGCACACATCATCGAAGTATTGAGCCAGCAGGCTTCCAATGCTTACCGTGATTTGCTGCGTAGGTTAAATATCTCTTACATCATTGCGGGAAAAGAATATATCGACTGTACACTGGCTGCGCAAAAGCTGAAAACACTCTTTGGTATCAATACCTTAATGGTATCGGGTGGCGGTTATATCAACGGTTCATTTTTGAGTGAGGGGTTGATAGATGAATTGAGCCTTGTAATGGCTCCTGTAATCGATGCTTCTTCTCATACTTCCACCTTATTTGAGACAGGCGAATATTTGGATAAAATCAATCCGGTAGCGTTTACGCTTATAGATGTCGAAAAACTGGCAGAGGGAGGTTTGTGGCTGCGTTACAAAGTAAAAAAGAACTAA
- a CDS encoding (R)-mandelonitrile lyase, translating into MEETKQHSEPVFAKGEKVTNDNFTGTVYLNYLVETDTTHNVNIGSVTFEPGARTNWHYHKGGQILLVTEGTGLYQEKGKPIEIIKKGEVVKCPPNIEHWHGATLTEAMTHIAIGTNTNIGGAVWLQPVTDEEYNAGLK; encoded by the coding sequence ATGGAAGAAACAAAACAGCACAGTGAGCCAGTTTTCGCAAAAGGCGAAAAGGTTACCAACGATAATTTTACCGGAACGGTTTACCTCAACTATTTGGTAGAAACCGATACTACCCATAATGTAAATATTGGTTCTGTAACCTTTGAGCCGGGAGCAAGAACAAACTGGCACTACCACAAAGGCGGACAGATACTTTTGGTAACCGAGGGAACAGGTCTGTATCAGGAAAAAGGTAAGCCGATTGAAATCATTAAAAAGGGCGAAGTAGTAAAATGTCCGCCCAATATTGAGCATTGGCACGGAGCAACACTCACCGAAGCAATGACACATATTGCCATAGGAACGAATACCAATATCGGCGGTGCTGTTTGGCTGCAACCTGTAACCGATGAAGAATATAATGCAGGATTGAAATAA
- a CDS encoding alpha/beta hydrolase: MNITEDKHTFQLSDNVSRQKVTFKNRYGITLTGDLYTPKNTDSKMLSALAVSGPYGAVKEQASGLYANQMAERGFAALAFDPSYTGESSGQPRNLASPEIFTEDFSAAVDFLGIQKNIDRNKIGIIGICGFGGFALNAVAVDKRVKAVATLSMYDMSRITAKGYFDATAHEELTKTLEKLGEQRWKDAEEGTFEYAPNGLPSEIKGDEPQFVKDYFDYYKTKRGFHERSINSNGSWTATTPISLINMPILANLKDIGPRPMLLIAGENAHSRYLSEDIFKEAAEPKELMIIPGAVHTDLYDRLDIIPFDKLVKFFGENL; this comes from the coding sequence ATGAACATTACAGAAGATAAACACACTTTTCAGTTAAGTGACAATGTTAGCCGTCAAAAGGTAACATTCAAAAACCGCTATGGCATTACGCTTACAGGCGATTTATATACTCCCAAAAATACAGACAGTAAAATGTTGTCGGCACTCGCCGTGAGTGGTCCTTACGGTGCGGTAAAGGAACAGGCTTCGGGACTGTATGCCAACCAAATGGCAGAAAGAGGTTTTGCAGCACTTGCCTTTGACCCGTCCTATACAGGCGAAAGTAGCGGCCAACCCCGTAACCTTGCATCGCCCGAAATTTTCACGGAGGATTTCAGTGCTGCCGTAGATTTTCTTGGCATACAGAAAAATATTGACAGGAATAAAATTGGTATCATCGGAATTTGTGGATTTGGTGGTTTTGCCCTAAACGCTGTTGCCGTGGACAAACGAGTAAAAGCGGTAGCAACTTTGAGCATGTACGATATGTCAAGGATTACGGCTAAAGGGTATTTCGATGCTACCGCGCACGAAGAACTGACAAAAACATTGGAGAAATTGGGCGAGCAACGTTGGAAAGATGCAGAGGAAGGAACGTTTGAATACGCACCAAACGGATTGCCAAGCGAGATAAAAGGCGATGAACCTCAATTTGTAAAGGATTATTTTGATTATTATAAAACTAAAAGAGGTTTTCACGAACGTTCAATCAATTCAAACGGCTCTTGGACAGCTACCACGCCAATATCGCTGATCAATATGCCGATTTTGGCTAATCTAAAAGATATTGGTCCACGACCGATGTTACTGATTGCCGGAGAAAATGCGCACTCACGTTATTTAAGTGAAGACATTTTTAAAGAGGCAGCAGAGCCGAAAGAGCTAATGATTATTCCAGGTGCAGTACATACGGATTTGTATGACAGGTTAGATATCATTCCTTTCGATAAGCTGGTGAAATTTTTCGGAGAAAATCTGTAA
- a CDS encoding helix-turn-helix domain-containing protein, protein MDEIKQLKKVSDYNDLLGVETLHPLVSVIDFSKCEPLNHGPLNFGFYAVFLKDVKCGDFRYGKEYYDYQEGTLVFFAPGQVLALENDGEKFQPKGYGLLFHPDFLIGTPLAKEIGNFSFFSYDTKEALHISKKERKTILECLVKIEDEIDQRLDRHSHKLVVSNIELFLNYCDRFYDRQFLTRDTINRGILERFETLLDAYLRSELLQTEGHPKVGYFANELHLSSNYFGDLVKKETGKTAQDYIHLKLMNLAKEKMFDDSKNVSEIAYELGFKYPQHFSRMFKKETGISPNEYRNLN, encoded by the coding sequence ATGGACGAGATAAAACAACTGAAGAAAGTATCGGATTATAATGATTTGTTGGGTGTGGAAACCCTGCATCCTTTGGTAAGTGTTATTGACTTTTCAAAATGTGAGCCACTGAACCACGGACCGTTGAACTTTGGCTTTTATGCGGTGTTCCTGAAAGATGTGAAGTGTGGCGATTTCCGTTATGGCAAAGAGTATTACGATTATCAGGAGGGGACACTCGTTTTCTTTGCACCCGGACAGGTATTGGCTCTTGAAAATGATGGCGAAAAATTTCAGCCAAAAGGCTATGGTCTGCTTTTTCATCCTGACTTTTTAATAGGAACTCCATTAGCTAAGGAAATAGGTAATTTTTCCTTTTTTTCCTATGATACCAAAGAGGCTTTGCATATTTCAAAAAAAGAAAGGAAAACCATTTTGGAATGCCTGGTTAAAATAGAGGACGAGATAGACCAGCGACTGGACAGGCATAGCCATAAGTTGGTTGTCAGCAATATTGAATTGTTCCTTAACTACTGTGACCGTTTTTATGACCGTCAATTTCTTACCCGTGATACCATAAACAGGGGGATTTTGGAAAGGTTTGAAACCCTGCTTGATGCTTACCTGCGTTCAGAACTATTACAAACCGAGGGGCATCCCAAAGTAGGCTATTTCGCCAATGAACTTCACTTGTCTTCCAATTATTTTGGCGACCTTGTTAAGAAAGAAACAGGGAAAACGGCACAAGATTATATCCACCTCAAATTGATGAACCTTGCTAAAGAAAAGATGTTTGATGATAGCAAGAACGTCAGCGAAATTGCCTATGAGCTTGGCTTTAAATACCCGCAGCATTTCAGCAGGATGTTTAAAAAAGAAACGGGCATTTCGCCCAATGAGTACAGGAATTTGAATTAA
- a CDS encoding alpha/beta hydrolase: MSTFATDTVNAQYHQKAEQNPFTLVYDGAITKNEKGKVNIHPVTYKLNGIDIAANVYTPAHYDASKKYPAVVVAHPNGGIKEQTAGLYAQNLAGAGYITIAFDAAYQGASGGEPRHTDKPQYRTEDLHGAADFITQYPGVDANRLGVLGICGGGGYTLKAAQSDKRFKAVATLSMFNSGEVRRNGFQNSQLNNIQERIKQASDARAQEAAGGKILFSGVASITDEEIAKTPTDLYREGYEYYYRTHAHPNSTFLYTTSSLMDLMAWDATDQIELINQPLLMMAGSKADTKYMTDEAFAKATNAKNKELFLIEGATHIQTYWKPEYVSQVVKKLLSFYQTNL, from the coding sequence ATGTCAACATTTGCAACCGATACAGTCAATGCCCAATACCATCAAAAGGCTGAACAAAATCCTTTTACGTTGGTATATGACGGAGCCATAACCAAAAATGAAAAAGGTAAAGTGAACATCCATCCTGTTACCTATAAATTGAACGGGATAGATATTGCTGCCAACGTTTATACGCCAGCACACTATGATGCTTCAAAAAAATATCCGGCAGTAGTGGTAGCACACCCTAACGGTGGTATCAAAGAGCAGACTGCTGGGCTATATGCGCAGAATTTGGCAGGAGCAGGTTATATCACTATTGCCTTTGATGCAGCCTATCAGGGAGCAAGCGGTGGAGAACCTCGTCATACCGATAAGCCTCAATACCGCACTGAAGATTTACACGGGGCGGCAGATTTTATTACACAATATCCAGGCGTTGATGCCAACCGTTTAGGTGTATTGGGTATCTGTGGCGGTGGAGGTTACACGTTGAAAGCTGCCCAGTCTGACAAACGTTTCAAAGCTGTGGCTACGTTAAGTATGTTCAATTCGGGCGAGGTAAGACGTAACGGCTTCCAAAACTCACAATTGAACAATATTCAGGAGCGCATTAAACAAGCATCAGATGCACGTGCACAGGAAGCCGCAGGCGGTAAGATCCTGTTTTCAGGTGTGGCAAGCATTACCGATGAAGAAATCGCAAAAACACCGACCGATTTGTACCGTGAGGGCTATGAATACTATTACAGAACCCACGCACATCCAAACTCTACTTTTCTGTACACCACAAGTAGTTTAATGGATTTAATGGCGTGGGATGCTACCGACCAGATTGAACTAATCAATCAGCCTTTGCTGATGATGGCAGGAAGCAAAGCCGATACAAAATATATGACCGATGAAGCCTTTGCCAAAGCCACCAATGCTAAAAACAAGGAATTGTTTTTGATTGAGGGAGCTACGCATATCCAAACTTATTGGAAACCCGAATATGTATCACAGGTAGTAAAAAAATTATTGAGCTTTTATCAGACCAATCTTTAA
- a CDS encoding aldo/keto reductase, producing the protein MKEKYTLSNGVEIPKIGLGTWRISDNVTAQAVKDAAEIGYRHIDTAQAYGNERGVGDGIRSCGVAREDLFVTTKITAEIKSYTKAATSIDRSLKALRLDYIDMVIIHSPQPWSEFGKGNRYFKENIEVWQALEDAYKDGKLRAIGVSNFEIEDLENILEDCAIKPMVNQVLAHIGNTPKELIAYCQQRNILVEAYSPIAHGELIKKPEVSKIAEKYGVSVPQLAIRYCLDLGLLPLPKTANPRNMENNAKVDFTISVEDLEILKSIEPINYGDAKAFPVFNVKRK; encoded by the coding sequence ATGAAAGAAAAATATACCCTTTCAAATGGGGTAGAAATTCCAAAGATTGGCTTGGGGACATGGCGTATCAGTGATAATGTAACGGCACAGGCAGTAAAAGATGCGGCAGAAATAGGATACAGACATATTGATACCGCACAGGCTTATGGTAATGAAAGAGGCGTTGGCGATGGGATAAGATCTTGTGGCGTAGCGAGGGAAGATTTATTTGTAACCACTAAAATAACGGCAGAAATAAAGTCCTACACTAAGGCAGCTACTTCTATCGACCGTTCACTCAAAGCGTTAAGGCTTGATTATATTGATATGGTGATTATACACAGTCCGCAACCCTGGTCAGAATTTGGAAAAGGCAATCGTTATTTCAAAGAAAACATCGAAGTATGGCAGGCTTTGGAAGATGCTTATAAAGACGGAAAGCTACGTGCCATAGGCGTTTCAAACTTCGAGATAGAAGACCTTGAAAACATCCTTGAAGATTGTGCCATAAAGCCAATGGTCAATCAGGTTTTGGCGCACATAGGCAATACCCCCAAAGAACTGATCGCATACTGCCAGCAAAGAAATATCCTTGTGGAAGCCTATTCGCCAATTGCACACGGTGAATTGATAAAAAAACCCGAAGTATCTAAAATAGCTGAAAAATATGGTGTTTCCGTACCGCAATTAGCAATCCGGTATTGCCTTGATCTTGGATTGCTGCCATTGCCCAAAACAGCCAACCCGAGAAATATGGAAAATAACGCAAAGGTGGATTTTACTATATCTGTGGAAGATTTGGAGATATTGAAAAGCATAGAACCAATCAACTACGGTGATGCAAAAGCATTTCCTGTTTTTAACGTAAAACGGAAATAA
- a CDS encoding cupin domain-containing protein, producing the protein METSVPKISDFPVGEENTAFAQYFSGRSWLAPLTTNKDLNVPMNNVTFEPGCRNNWHSHTGGQILIAVGGAGYYQERGKAAVRMEPGDVIEIAPNVEHWHGAAPDSWFSHIAITSNPQTNENKWLEPVTDEQYAEAVK; encoded by the coding sequence ATGGAAACATCAGTCCCAAAAATCAGCGATTTCCCTGTGGGGGAAGAAAACACAGCATTTGCACAATACTTTTCAGGCAGGTCGTGGCTTGCCCCTCTAACCACCAACAAAGACCTGAACGTACCCATGAACAACGTAACGTTCGAGCCGGGTTGCCGTAATAACTGGCACAGCCATACAGGTGGACAAATTCTTATTGCCGTTGGCGGAGCAGGTTATTATCAGGAACGTGGAAAAGCGGCAGTGCGTATGGAGCCGGGCGATGTTATCGAGATTGCGCCCAACGTAGAACATTGGCACGGGGCGGCTCCCGATAGCTGGTTTTCGCATATTGCCATAACTTCCAATCCTCAAACGAACGAAAATAAGTGGCTGGAACCCGTTACCGATGAGCAGTACGCAGAAGCCGTTAAATAA